Below is a genomic region from Streptomyces sp. Edi4.
TGCGGACCTCGGCGTTGTCGAACAGGACGCTGCCCGCGCTGGCGGCGTATGCCTCGCAGTAGACGGCGGCGTGCACGGTGTTGGCAGGGGCCTGGACCTGGGCGGTCGGCCGGGTCCACGTCGTGCTCGCGGCGGCGGGCGCTTCGAGGAGGCCGTAGCCGAGAGTGGCGCCCGCAGTGTCCAGCCACCGCAGGTAGAACCTCGGGGTGCCCTGCCAGTCGGTGCTGGTGGCGTAGTCGACGGCCAGGTAGAAGCGGTCGCCGGGCGACGCGGGCAGCGTCGTGAGCATCTGGGCGCGGGTGGTGGGGGTGGGGGCGGTGGCGTCCACCTTGAGGCAACGGGCGGAGTTGCGGCCCGAGGCCGCGGTGCTCCAGTTGGTGCTCCCGACCAGCAGCTGGTCGGTGAAGGCTCCTTCGAAGGACGGGTCGGGCAGCAGGTTGCCGGTGCCGATGGCGAGGCGGTCGGAATCGATCGCGCCAACCGCGACCTTGGCCCGGGTCACCGCTCCTTCGGCGAGGGCGAGTTCATCGACGATGCCGGCCATCACGTCTTCGGCGACCACGGGCAAGCGCCCGGTGGGACCGACCGTGGTGGAGGGGGCGGAGGCGGTGCCGGAGGTGTTGCGGGCTACGAGGCGTACGTACTGGGGAGTGTCGGTGATGACGACGGCGCTGCCGCCCTGCGGTGATTCCAGGGTCGCGCGGAGGGTGTCCGGACCGGGGGTGAAGTCGGGCACGACAGCGGCGTGGATCTCCAGGCGGGCCCAGTCCAACGGGACTGGCTGGCCTTCGGTGAAGCGGCCGTCCCAACTGATGCTGATGCCGCCGAGGGTGCCGGTCACGGCGGGCGGCGCCGGCTGGGGCGGGGGCGGTCCGTTGACGACGTTGACTCCGCTGGTGCCGTCGGCCTGCTGGCCGATGACCGCGCGCAGGGAGCCTGCGTCGTCGTACACCTGGACGGCGCCGTTCTCGATGGAGGAGTGGCTGAGCCGGGAGGAACGGGTGAGGAGGTCGAGTCGGCGCTTGAGATCGGCGATCTCGCCGCCCAGCCGGTGCAGGTCGTCGGGCATAACGGGGTGACTCCTTATGACGAGGGTCAGGCCGCAGCCGGCCCGTAGTGGTAACTGTCCGCGCGCGCCAAGTCGACGGTGACGGTCTCGCCGTCGCTACCGCCCGTGTGCACCGTCCAGCCGGTGATGCGGCACCATCCCAACCACTCGGCCCACTCGTTGTGCACCGTGACCTGGACGTCGTCGCCGACCTGAAATGAGCCGAGGGGGGCGGCGGGGTGGTCGGGGCGGATGCGGATCTGGTCGACGCTGCCGCGGGTCTGACGGCGGGTCCGCTCGGCACGCGCCCGCTGCGCGAGGATGTCGGTGCCCTTGACGTCGGGCAGGTCCAGGACGTGCTCCAGGCGCAGCCGCCCGTCACGGACCGAGTCGATGACGCGCACCTTGGCGCGGCCCTCCCCCGCCCCGGTGGCGATCACCGTCTGGGCGTAGTCGTCGGCGTTCCTGGTGACGGCCGGGGCGTCGAGGATGTTGACCCCGCTGGCGAAGGACACGTCGTCGCGGCGCGCGCCGAGGCGGGGGTAGGCCAGGCGCAGGCGGCGCACGATCGTGCCGTTCGGCCCCCAGGCCGTGTCGCAGGTGTAGTCCGGCGAGTCGTCGGCCTTGACCAGGTCGTCGACCGTGTTGCCGAGGACCGGGTCTTCCCACCAGTTGGAGTGCATGGGCTCGGCGGTGGTGCCGACCTTGGCCGTGGATGTGGCCGGGTCGACGACCACGCCGAGGTCGCCGTCCGGGATGGACTGGGCATAGGCCCAGATGTCGCGGATCACGCGGCAGGGGTCAGCGTTCACGTACGGGCCGCGGCCGTCCAGCTCACCATGGATGTCGTGGCGGCGCTGGAGGTAGGAGGACCAGCCGGCGGCCTCGAGGGAGAGCGTGCGGTCCTCGGGGGTGGCCTGCCACAGAATGCCGCCCCACCGCAGCACACCGCCGTTCTCGACGTACAGCGCACAGGTGCCCTCCTCGAGGAGCTCGGGGACTGTACGGGCAAAGCGCGGGGTCAGCTTCGCCCGCAGCGCGCCAGGACCGTTGAGTTCGGGCCCGAACTCAACGTCGGACAGCGGCAGGTCGGCGGCGAGGATCTGGCCGGTCAGGAGGTGCTGAGCGAAGTAGCGGTAGGGCATCAGTAGATGCCCTCCTCGAATTCCAGGCGCGCGATAGCTGTGGTGGCGACGTCGGCCTGGAGGACGCCTGCGTTGTTCTGGTCGAGGGAGATCAGAGCCTGCAGGGATTGCGTGGTGCCGCGCATGGCCGCGGGCACGGCGACAGTGTCGGCGCTGATCAGGTGGATGCGGGAGGCGCTGCCGGTCTCGAACCACACCGACTGCCCTTGCACCGCGCCGACCTTGAACGCCGAGCCGCCCCACACGCTGCCGCTCATGACCTGCACCCCGGCGATGGTCATCTCGGCGCGCATGGTGACGGCCCACGGCGGTACCTGGACGTCCCACTGGGCTACGGGCGGCCATGCCACCCACTGGCCGGCGCGGTTGCCCGGCCAGTCCTGGTCTCCGGCGGGGCTCGCGGTGTAGATCCGGCTGGTCCGGCGCGGGTTCGCGACCTGCCGCATGTCTCTGATCATCGAGGCCGTAACCGTGCCGGTATTCGCCGGGAGGTTGATCAGCGCGAGCGGGATCGCGGAGTAGCCAGCCGGGACGGACGCGTAGACCGGGGGCACGCCGGAGATGACGTCGAAGGTCACGATCGGGTCCTTAGCCGGGTCGCGTCCGCCCTCGTACTGCGGGTCAAGGACACGCAAGACGACCAAGTCGTTGCGGGCGTTGGCTCCGGTCGGAGCGATCTGCACCGTTGCGCTGCCGATGTTGTAAGCGGAGTAGTGACCCTGCCAGGGCGAGGCGCGACCCTGGATGATGGCGGAGCCGTCACCGACCTGGACGCCGCCTGCGGGCACGGTCAGGGGGCTGACCTTGAGGTCGCCTCCCTGGGTGACGCCCTCGCCGCCGCGCGCCAGGTCCCGGATCATCATCCTGAAGCTCTGAGCCGAGTGCGTTGCCCCGTTGGTGAGCAGGGGGGCAGGGGACAGGGTCATGATGCTGCTCCTCGGAGGGTGGGCCAGGCCGGCCGCCAGGTGACGGTCAGCCGGGCGGAGTTGGTGGGGTCGGTGGCCTGCCAGCGGATCTCGCTGCGCCCGGGCGGCAGGCTGAAGGCGTCCAGGCGGCCAGCGGTCAGGGGCACGCTGCCGCCGTCCCTGCGGAGCACGGAGCGCCAGGTGGGCCGTGTGTCGATCTCCACCCAGTCGTCGCGTCCGATGACGGTGTCCAGGCGCAGCACTTGGCCGCTCTCGACATGGGTGATGACCGGGGTGGCGCAGGGTCCGTCGATCCGCAGGATGGGCCACGTGGGGGCCTTGCCCTCCACATCGATCCAGCCCGGTCGCTCTGGTTCGCCCGGGGCCGGGGTGACGACGATGGGCGCGACAACGGGCGCGGTGAAGCCGCCTCCGACGACTGTCCGGAGCGGCAGCACCAACTGCTGCTGGTGGTCTGCGTAGAAGAGCTGGTCCGCCGTCAGGAACTCAATGTCGAGGGGGACCCATCCGTGGACGAGGCGCTCAAGGTCGGCGTCGGCCTTGCGCAGGCGTCCGAACATGACGCGTACGTCCCGTCCCGGGAACTGCATGCGCAAGGCGGTGGTGGCGCCGCCGGTCAGGCGCAGTGCCGGGTCGTCGTGGAGCTCCTGCAGGGCGCCCAAAATGTCGAGAGCGGCTGCGGGGTTGCCGGGGGTCTTGATCGCCGCGTCGATGCGGATGGTGCGGCCGTTGTAGTAGTCGGCGCCCAGCCATGTGCCGTCGGAGTGCGGCGGCTCCACGTCGCCGGTACGGACCGTGGCGCGGCCCAGTCCCTCGATCGTGGCGACCGGCACTGGGGTGTTGGTCCCGATGACCATGCCGCCAAGGTCGTACTGGAAGTCGGTGAGAGGTGTGGTCATCGGCGTACCCCGCCTCGCTGGGCGCGGCGTACCTGGTAGCCGATCGCGGCGGCGATCTGCTGCTCGGTGGCGCCGGGCCGGTCGATCTGGATGGTCTGTGTGCCGATCAGCGGGGCCGCCTGCTGGATGACGATGACCTGGACCCGGCCGGCGGAGGCGTCCTGACGGCCCACCAGGGCGTAGCCGAACCGGCTGGCGACGTCTCCGAGCACGTTGGTGGCCTGCGGGCGCTTGGACAGGCCGAGCGGCAGGTATGCCTCTCCCCCGGTGCTGGGTTCGGCGAAACGGACCAGGCCGTTGCTGGTGGCGTAGATGCCCTCCCGGATGCCGCCATCCGCATACGACAGGCCACGCTGCGCACGGCTGAGGTCGTCGAGGAGCTTCGAGCCGCGGTCACCCAAGGCCGTTTTGACCTGCTGGCCGGCCTTGGCGAGGACACGGATGATCTCGTCCTCGGCGAGTGTGGTGGTGTCGGCGACCTGGTGGAGGCCGACCTTGCTGGAGGTGACGGCGCCGATGATCTGGACGATTTCGCCGGTCTCGTCAGAGGTGAGCTGTGCGCCCGCGGTCTTGGCCTGGGTGTTGGCCTGACTGGCCTTGCCCCGGTCGCGTACAGCCTGTGCGGCCAGGTCCTGGGCGGCGGCGTCGCCCTGCTGGTTGAGCTGTGCGGCGAGGTCACCGAAGCCCATCCCCGCAAGCTTGATCAGGTTCTTCTGGAAGTCCGCGTTGGTGTTGTTGGCGGTGGTGAGCTCGCGCGTGTAGTCGGCCAGCGAGGCCTTCGCCGTGTTGGCGAGGCCTCGCAGATCGGATGCCATCTGGTTGAGGTAGGTGCGCGAGCCGGTGGCCATCTTGTGGACCAGGTCGACGCCGTCCTCCCCCATCGCCTCCAAGGCCTTGGCGACGTCGGTGCCCGCCCGGGCGGCCACGGTTGCCAGCTCGTTGCGCCAGCGCTGTGCGGTGCCCACGCTGGAGTGCAGCTTCTTGGCGAAGACGCCCAGGTCGAACTTGCCGTCCTTGTCCTGGGAGGAGGACGCGACGGAGGACAGCGTGTTGAGTGACGCCGGCGTGTAGCTGAAGTTCGTGCCGGTGCCCCCGCCGTTGGCGTACCAGGTGATGCTGGCCGGGTCACCGCCCAGGCGCCGGACGGTCTCCTCCAGGATCCGCCGGGAACGCGGGCGCTTGGATGGGGCGTGGGGGATGTAGCTCTCCCCCTGCGTCTCCCGCTCCGCCCAGACCCGGTACTCGCCGCCGCGGGCGATCTGGGCAACGTGGCTCTCGCGCATCCCGCCGTCGGCGAAGGCCAGCACCCGGCCCGGCGCCGAATACACGTTGCCGTTGGCGTTGGTGCGCAGGTAGGGGTTGGCGGGCGGCGGCGGGCCGACGTTGACGTACGGGGAGTAGTTGACCCGGACGGAGACGGTCTTACCGTGGACGCTGTCGATGGCGCCCTGGATGGATGCGGCGGCCGACGTCGGTGTGCCGGTGGGGATGGTGATCTCGACCGTCTTGCCGTTGGTGTTCTGGATGGTGAAGCCGAGGCCCAGCAGCGCGGCCCGCGCGTCGGCGGTCAGCGCGGTCATCGTGAAGGTGCGGCCCTGCGTGGCATTGATCCGCCCCTGCAAGTTCTGGAGGTTGGCGATGCCGTCGGCCGTCAGGGCGTTGACTCGGACGGACTTGTCCGGGACAGCCGACATCTTGGCGATCAGCGCGTCCAGCTCGGCCCGGGCCGCCAGCGTCGGCGCTGTGATCTTGTATTCGCGGGTGCTCGGGATGAGCTCGACGGCGTAGTGGAGGTCCTGGAGCTCCTTCTTGGCGTCGTCGCCCAGCGCATCCACCTTGACGGTGCGCTTGTCCGGGAACCGGGCGAACTCGGCCTGCACGGCGAGGAGTTCGGCCAGGGCCTCGCCCATGCCCTTGGTCTGCAGCAGGATGCTGACCCGGCCCGGGATGAGACCCATCTTGTCCGCGACCAGGCCGGCCTCGTCGCCGACGATGCCGTACTGCCCCAGCAGCTTGATCGCGGCATCGCGGGCCTTGTCCATCTCCGTACGCGCTGCGTTCAGTGACTCCGGCAGCGTCTTGTCCGACTTCTGCGCGAAGTCGTACGCGGCCAGGGCGGCGCTGGCCGCCGCATCGGAGATGCCGTTGAGGCTGCTGAAGAGCTGCTGCCCGTTGCGCGTGGTGGTGTTGAGCGTGCCGTTGAGCCCGAGCAGCACCTTGCCGTAGTCGCCGCTCTTCTTGATTCCCTCGTCGACGGCCTCCCCTGCGTTGAGGATCGCCTCATTGAGCCGCGCCTGCGCGGCCTGGACGGACACCGAGCCGCCGCCGAGCAGGTCGAGTGCGTCCTTCAGGCCGCGGGTGCGGCGGTCCGCGTCCCCGCTGGTGTCCGCGAGGTCCTTCACCGCCAACTTCAGCTTGTCGTACGCCGACAGCGCCCTGCCGGAAGGATTCTGCGCCTCGGCCAGCCGCTTGGCGTCCGTGACGCTCTGTTCCATCTCGCCGCGCATGTCCTTGAGCGCGTCGGCGGCCCGCTTGTACCGCTCGCCAGTGTCGGTGTACTTCAGGACGCTCGACTTGCCGCCGGCCTGGTCAACGTAGGCCTTGTTGGCCTCGGCCAGATCGCGGTACTTCTTCTCCAGCGCCTCGAGGCTGCTGCCCTGGCCGAGGTAGGCATCCGTCAGCGTCCGCATCGACGTACCCGACTGCTCCATGACGTCGACCAGCCGGGTCTTGCTGTCGTGGAGCTTGTAATCGAGGAGGGTCTGAGCAGCCGCGGCGCGCACGTTCGTGTCGATGACGCCGCCAGAGTCCCGCAGGGCCCGGGTCAGATCGGCGATGCGCTGCTGGTGTTCGGCGGCGGCCTGGGCGGCCTTCTGCTGGTAGGAGGCGAGCATCCCGAGGCCGACGGTGATGCCGAGCAGGGCGATGCCCCAGGGGCCGCCCATGATGCCCATCAGGCCGCGCATGGCTCCGGCCAGTCCGGTGCCGGCCGCGCGGGCCATGCCGTTGAGGGTGCCGGTGAAGCCGCTGCCGGCCGTGCTCGCGGTGCGGAAGGAGGTGGCCATCGCGGCGAGCAGCGGGACGCGGGCCTGTAGGACGGCGAAGGCGGCGCCGAACCGGGACAGGCTCGTTCCGCTGGCCGAGGCCAGAAGGCGCATGCCCGTCATCTGCGCGTTGAACGACGCGAAGGCGCCTGTCACGCTGCCACGAACGGTGCCCGCCAGGCCGGAGAGCATCGGGCCGACGCGCCGCCACAGCAGGATGGAGGCCAGGGCGGTCTGGATCGGTCCGGGCAGGGCGCCGAACGCTCCGACGAGAGTGCCGACGACCTGGCCGACCGGCACCAGGACCCCGGAGAGCCAGCCCACCGCGCTGGCCAGGGCGTTGACGACGAGAACGACGATGTCGAGCGTGGACGCAGCGCTGCTGCCGTCGCCGCCGAGGCGGGCCAGTTGGTGACCGATCGGTGCCAGGCCGTCCGCGACGTTGCCGAGGACGTCCATCAGCGACCGGCCCGCGTTGATCAGCAGGTTGAGGCCGTCGGCGAGCGCGTGCTCTCCCAGCGCGCGCAGCGGGCCGATCAGTTCGCGGGCCTTGTCCATCAGGCCGCCCAGGCCCGCGTTGGCCTTCTCGGCCAGGCTCGGGCCGTAGACCGTGGCCAGGTCGTGGGCGTAGTTGATGCCGGCGGTGATGTACGGGGTGGCCCGGGCGAGCCCCGAGGTCAGCCCTCGGGTGAGCCATTCCAGGCCGGGGGCCATGCTGCTGTAGATCTCCAGCCCCGTGGTCCTGGCCTGGGTCTTGAGCTGGGTCATCGCGCCGGTCAGGCCCTTGGACTGGGCCGCGGCGATCTGGGCGGCCTTGCCGTACTGGCTCACCGTGTCCAGGCCGGCTTGGAAGGCCTCGAGTCCCTGGTGTCCCAGAGCGACCATGCCGCTCATGCCGGGCTTGCCGAAGGCCTTCTTCACGGCTTCGATGTAGTCCTGCTGGGTCATGCGGTGCTGGGCCCGGTTCAGCCCGTCGATGACCGTGGCAAGGCCCTTGAACTTCCCGGTGGAGTCGAAGGCCTCGATGCCGAGGGCCGCCAGGCCCTGGCGCATCTGCTTGGTGGGGGCGGCGAGGTTGGACAGCGCACCGCGCAGGGTCGTTCCTGCGGTCTGGCCGATGATGCCGCTCTTGCCGAGCCCGACGACGGCCGCGGCGGTGTCCTGCAGGGACACTCCGAGCGCGTTCGCGACCGGCCCGGCGTACTTCATGGCGTACCAGATGTCGCGAATTCCTCCGCTGGCTCCGGTCGCTGTCGCCGCGAGGGTGTCGGCGGCCTTGCCCGCCTGGTTGGCGCCCAGGCCGAACTGATCCATCACGTCACCGAGGTACATCGCGGCGTCGGCGGCCTTCACGTGGAGGCCGGTCGACAGCTCCAGGGCGGGGCGCGAGGCGATGATGGCCTGGTCCGCCCTGAAGCCGGCTTTCGCCAAGTCGACCATGGCCTCGGCGGCGTCCTTGGCCGTGGTCGCGGGCAGCGTCAGGTCGGATCCCAGCTGCTTGGCGACGGCCGCCGCGTACTGCATCTGAACCGCGTTGGCGCCGGTCACGGCGCCGAACTGGTTCATCTCCTTCTGGTATTCGTTGCCTTGCTCGACCAGATCGTGCAGGCCGAAGACCAGGGCGCCGCCGGCCAGCAGACCGGTCAGGCCCGCCAGCCGCGAGCGCAGGCGGGAGGCGGCGGAGTCCATCTGGCCCAGGGAGTGGGTGCCGCGGCTGCCGACCGTTCCCAGGCGGGTGTCGGCGGACCGGGCGGCCCGGGCCAGGGCCGTCAGGTCGCGGGTCGCGGCCTGCAACTGGCGCTGCATGGACCGCAGGTCGGCGGTGTTGTCGCGGGTCGCCGCCGTGTTGGCGCGGGTGGCCGTGGCTGCCCGGTTGGCGGCGGCACCCAGGCTGCGCAGATCGCGGCTCGCCCCCGAGGCGTCATGGCGCACGTCGCGCAGCAGGGTCCCGGCGCCGCGCAGGCCGGTGGTCAGGGTGCGCAGGCCTCCGGCACCGCCGCCGAGCGCGGTGAGGTTGCGGCGGACGGCGTTC
It encodes:
- a CDS encoding phage tail tape measure protein, whose translation is MVAWSLSVALTGNGDALARTLRQSATAARDLSRDLNAVRRNLTALGGGAGGLRTLTTGLRGAGTLLRDVRHDASGASRDLRSLGAAANRAATATRANTAATRDNTADLRSMQRQLQAATRDLTALARAARSADTRLGTVGSRGTHSLGQMDSAASRLRSRLAGLTGLLAGGALVFGLHDLVEQGNEYQKEMNQFGAVTGANAVQMQYAAAVAKQLGSDLTLPATTAKDAAEAMVDLAKAGFRADQAIIASRPALELSTGLHVKAADAAMYLGDVMDQFGLGANQAGKAADTLAATATGASGGIRDIWYAMKYAGPVANALGVSLQDTAAAVVGLGKSGIIGQTAGTTLRGALSNLAAPTKQMRQGLAALGIEAFDSTGKFKGLATVIDGLNRAQHRMTQQDYIEAVKKAFGKPGMSGMVALGHQGLEAFQAGLDTVSQYGKAAQIAAAQSKGLTGAMTQLKTQARTTGLEIYSSMAPGLEWLTRGLTSGLARATPYITAGINYAHDLATVYGPSLAEKANAGLGGLMDKARELIGPLRALGEHALADGLNLLINAGRSLMDVLGNVADGLAPIGHQLARLGGDGSSAASTLDIVVLVVNALASAVGWLSGVLVPVGQVVGTLVGAFGALPGPIQTALASILLWRRVGPMLSGLAGTVRGSVTGAFASFNAQMTGMRLLASASGTSLSRFGAAFAVLQARVPLLAAMATSFRTASTAGSGFTGTLNGMARAAGTGLAGAMRGLMGIMGGPWGIALLGITVGLGMLASYQQKAAQAAAEHQQRIADLTRALRDSGGVIDTNVRAAAAQTLLDYKLHDSKTRLVDVMEQSGTSMRTLTDAYLGQGSSLEALEKKYRDLAEANKAYVDQAGGKSSVLKYTDTGERYKRAADALKDMRGEMEQSVTDAKRLAEAQNPSGRALSAYDKLKLAVKDLADTSGDADRRTRGLKDALDLLGGGSVSVQAAQARLNEAILNAGEAVDEGIKKSGDYGKVLLGLNGTLNTTTRNGQQLFSSLNGISDAAASAALAAYDFAQKSDKTLPESLNAARTEMDKARDAAIKLLGQYGIVGDEAGLVADKMGLIPGRVSILLQTKGMGEALAELLAVQAEFARFPDKRTVKVDALGDDAKKELQDLHYAVELIPSTREYKITAPTLAARAELDALIAKMSAVPDKSVRVNALTADGIANLQNLQGRINATQGRTFTMTALTADARAALLGLGFTIQNTNGKTVEITIPTGTPTSAAASIQGAIDSVHGKTVSVRVNYSPYVNVGPPPPANPYLRTNANGNVYSAPGRVLAFADGGMRESHVAQIARGGEYRVWAERETQGESYIPHAPSKRPRSRRILEETVRRLGGDPASITWYANGGGTGTNFSYTPASLNTLSSVASSSQDKDGKFDLGVFAKKLHSSVGTAQRWRNELATVAARAGTDVAKALEAMGEDGVDLVHKMATGSRTYLNQMASDLRGLANTAKASLADYTRELTTANNTNADFQKNLIKLAGMGFGDLAAQLNQQGDAAAQDLAAQAVRDRGKASQANTQAKTAGAQLTSDETGEIVQIIGAVTSSKVGLHQVADTTTLAEDEIIRVLAKAGQQVKTALGDRGSKLLDDLSRAQRGLSYADGGIREGIYATSNGLVRFAEPSTGGEAYLPLGLSKRPQATNVLGDVASRFGYALVGRQDASAGRVQVIVIQQAAPLIGTQTIQIDRPGATEQQIAAAIGYQVRRAQRGGVRR